The Impatiens glandulifera chromosome 8, dImpGla2.1, whole genome shotgun sequence genome includes a window with the following:
- the LOC124912022 gene encoding ankyrin repeat domain-containing protein 2B-like, with protein MADSQKDVSASASKDEGEVQNVKSETSSSEAQSGQRRPTPAAEAFPQNPFDFSAMSGLLNDPSIKELAEQIAKDPSFNQMAEQLTKTFQGASAVEEGVPQFDTQQYYSTMQQVMQNPQFMTMAERLGNALMQDPSMSNMMENFTNPGNKDQLEERMSRIKDDPTLKPILDEIEKGGPAAMMRYWNDKDVLQKLGEAMGIAAAGETGSSGGNHEQEETETEGDEDESVVHSTASVGDVEGLKNALASGADKNEEDSEGRTALHFACGYGEVKCAQILLEAGAVVDALDKNKNTALHYAAGYGRKECVALLLEHGAAVTLQNLDGKTPIDVAKLNNQHEVLSLLEKDVFL; from the exons ATGGCTGATTCTCAGAAGGATGTCTCTGCTTCTGCAAGCAAGG ATGAAGGCGAGGTTCAAAATGTAAAGTCTGAAACATCTTCTTCGGAAGCACAATCTGGACAAAGAAGGCCAACCCCTGCAGCAGAGGCTTTTCCTCAAAATCCTTTTGATTTCTCAGCAATGTCTGGTTTACTCAAT gaCCCCAGCATTAAGGAATTGGCTGAACAGATAGCTAAAGATCCCTCATTTAATCAAATGGCTGAGCAGCTCACGAAGACGTTTCAGGGTGCATCAGCAGTTGAGGAGGGGGTTCCTCAATTTGATACACAACAATACTATTCCACCATGCAACAGGTCATGCAGAATCCACAATTCATGACCATGGCCGAGCGTCTTGGCAATGCTTTAATGCAG GATCCTTCCATGTCTAACATGATGGAGAACTTCACCAATCCTGGAAATAAGGACCAGCTTGAAGAACGAATGTCCCGCATCAAAGATGATCCAACATTAAAACCAATCCTGGATGAGATAGAGAAGGGAGGTCCAGCTGCTATGATGAG GTACTGGAATGACAAAGATGTTCTTCAGAAGTTAGGTGAAGCTATGGGTATTGCGGCTGCAGGAGAAACTGGTAGCTCTGGTGGGAATCATGAACAAGAAGAAACAGAAACAGAAGGAGATGAAGATGAATCTGTTGTTCATAGCACTGCTAGTGTTGGTGATGTGGAG ggtttgaaaaatGCATTGGCCTCCGGTGCAGACAAGAATGAGGAGGATTCGGAGGGGAGAACAGCATTGCATTTTGCATGCGGTTATGGTGAG GTGAAATGCGCCCAAATCCTTCTCGAGGCAGGAGCAGTTGTGGATGCTTTAGATAAGAATAAAAACACGGCACTTCATTATGCAGCTGGTTATGGGAGGAAGGAGTGTGTTGCTCTTCTTCTGGAACATGGTGCTGCTGT